A region from the Ciconia boyciana chromosome 1, ASM3463844v1, whole genome shotgun sequence genome encodes:
- the ZNF428 gene encoding zinc finger protein 428, with protein sequence MAGAGPALPSLPCDCWRPRPPSPPPPLPPRPHSSRIAEPPSRGQGRREVERGGGASASCRRPVEETPGRRAAAPVPLRAGGRSRPPLREALNFQLRPGSGGRTIQHGSGGGRDHSARQPEGRPASALPPRPCAGRRGGAPPSAPAPPGRAPPRFGRPLASAAARALRLNTCQAGLAAAGRRRGAGEEEEEEKEKEKEEGAVAAVLAAACSRWGPAGCDRTARTGAALSRRPWEPPGQGVRGSAAGGAAGCRGRGAVEPCRPGAGGGRSVGEVTRSTKRSRNPLK encoded by the coding sequence AtggccggggccggcccggcgctgccctCGCTGCCCTGCGACTGTTGGCGCCCGCggcccccttctcctcctcctccgctgCCGCCGCGGCCTCACAGCAGCCGCATCGCGGAGCCTCCCTCTCGGggccagggaaggagggaggtggagaggggcggcggggcctcTGCCAGCTGCCGGCGGCCCGTGGAGGAGACgccagggaggagagcagccgCGCCGGTGCCGCTCCGCGCCGGCGGCCGATCGCGCCCGCCCCTCCGAGAAGCGCTAAACTTCCAACTCCGGCCCGGCTCCGGCGGCCGCACGATCCAACATGGCAGCGGGGGCGGGCGAGACCACAGCGCGCGGCAGCCAGAGGGGAGGCCGGCGAGCGCGCTGCCGCCGCGACCATgcgcggggcggagggggggggcgCCGCCTTCCGCTCCCGCCCcaccgggccgggccccgccgcgcttCGGCCGCCCGCTGGCgagcgccgccgcccgcgccctcCGCCTCAATACCTGCCAGGCCGGCCTGGCGGCTGCTGGGCGGAggcggggagcaggggaggaagaagaggaggaaaaagaaaaagagaaagaggaaggagcgGTCGCCGCCGTCCTTGCCGCCGCCTGCTCCAGATGGGGCCCGGCGGGATGCGACCGCACGGCGCGGACTGGCGCGGCGCTGTCCCGGAGGCCGTGGGAGCCGCCGGGGCAGGGCGTGAGGGGAAGCGCGGCCGGGGGCGCCGCTGGGTGCCGCGGGCGAGGGGCCGTGGAGCCGtgccgccccggggcggggggaggccggTCCGTGGGGGAAGTCACCCGGAGCACGAAGAGGTCCCGAAATCCGTTGAAGTGA